In Suttonella indologenes, one genomic interval encodes:
- a CDS encoding NBR1-Ig-like domain-containing protein — translation MAKLTYRPLLSTPKESLSTYVRKHCRAKKISLDKLAEQAGIARSTLYYLLEENSVPKIPHLLALATAMGVHHYFLFRLKWRELDHIELPCAASQKIDLSGFIEETIPDGTLVMTGSHFEKSWTIQNIGEVVWENRYFMHLDAPYHIEHYPNGQSLADYQFLPDEVMVPLPVVYPKQTYTFKMGYTAPNIAGRYISYWQMVDENSEPCFPDGVGLSVSVLVKSFGSNRRS, via the coding sequence GTGGCAAAATTGACTTATCGACCCTTATTAAGCACGCCTAAGGAATCATTATCCACTTATGTTAGAAAACATTGCCGCGCTAAAAAAATCAGCCTTGACAAACTCGCAGAACAAGCCGGTATTGCACGCAGCACTTTGTATTACTTATTAGAAGAAAACAGCGTTCCCAAAATTCCGCATTTGCTAGCACTGGCAACAGCGATGGGCGTGCATCATTATTTTTTGTTCCGCTTAAAATGGCGGGAATTAGATCATATCGAATTGCCTTGTGCAGCATCACAAAAGATTGATTTAAGCGGTTTTATTGAAGAAACAATCCCCGACGGCACTTTAGTAATGACCGGCTCACATTTTGAAAAATCTTGGACGATTCAAAATATCGGCGAAGTCGTCTGGGAGAACCGCTATTTCATGCACCTTGATGCCCCCTATCACATTGAGCATTATCCCAACGGACAGTCTTTAGCGGATTATCAATTTTTGCCTGACGAGGTAATGGTGCCTTTGCCTGTGGTTTATCCCAAGCAAACCTACACTTTTAAAATGGGCTATACCGCGCCCAATATCGCCGGTCGCTATATTTCTTATTGGCAGATGGTCGATGAAAACAGCGAACCTTGTTTTCCTGATGGCGTCGGATTATCGGTATCGGTACTAGTCAAATCCTTTGGAAGCAATCGGCGGTCGTAA